A window from Citrus sinensis cultivar Valencia sweet orange chromosome 3, DVS_A1.0, whole genome shotgun sequence encodes these proteins:
- the LOC127901252 gene encoding mitochondrial outer membrane porin-like, producing the protein MDHDSVSVELRYMRDYAGITAGIGLKAHRLSAHGLSAHGLSAHGSFAHGLFAHGLPAHEFSAYGSSAHGLSAHGLPANEFSAHGSSEKLEILRASCYLELISLTRTAIAAELKHSFSKNGSISDAIPTTLIVGIQHELFPSTLVKARINTDGKELLLSRNLSGKECR; encoded by the exons ATGGACCATGATTCTGTCAGT GTGGAACTGCGATACATGCGCGACTACGCTGGGATTACTGCAGGCATAGGATTGAAG GCTCACaggttatctgctcatggattgtctgctcatgggttATCTGCTCACGGATCGTTTGCTCATGGGTTATTTGCTCATGGATTGCCTGCTCATGAGTTCTCAGCTTATGGATCGTCTGCTCACgggttatctgctcatggattgCCTGCTAATGAGTTCtctgctcatggatc GAGTgaaaaacttgagattttaaGAGCTTCCTGCTATTTAGAACTGATCTCTCTGACTAGGACTGCCATTGCAGCGGAGTTAAAGCATAGTTTTTCTAAAAATGGCAGTATTTCCGACGCCATTCCAACCACCTTGATAGTTGGTATCCAGCATGAGCTGTTTCCTTCTACACTGGTGAAGGCCCGTATCAACACTGATGGCAAGGAGCTACTGTTGTCTAGAAATCTGTCTGGCAAAGAATGTCGTTAG
- the LOC102606953 gene encoding hypersensitive-induced response protein 1: protein MGNLFCCVQVDQSTVAIKERFGKFEDVLEPGCHFLPWILGHQLAGHLTLRLQQLDVRCETKTKDNVFVNVVASVQYRALAHKADDAFYKLSNTRTQIQAYVFDVIRAGIPKLNLDDAFEQKNEIAKAVEEELEKAMSAYGYEIVQTLIVDIEPDEHVKRAMNEINAAARLRVAANEKAEAEKILQIKRAEGEAESKYLSGLGIARQRQAIVDGLRDSVLGFSINVPGTTAKDVMDMVLVTQYFDTMKEIGAASKSSAVFIPHGPGAVRDVATQIRDGLLQASQHQ, encoded by the exons ATGGGGAATCTGTTCTGTTGCGTACAAGTTGACCAATCAACAGTGGCTATTAAGGAGAGATTTGGCAAGTTTGAGGATGTCCTTGAACCTGGATGCCATTTCCTCCCATGGATCCTTGGACATCAGCTAGCTGGTCACCTTACACTCAGGCTGCAGCAGTTAGATGTTCGTTGTGAAACCAAGACTAAG GACAATGTATTTGTCAATGTTGTTGCATCTGTTCAATACCGTGCCCTGGCACATAAGGCAGATGATGCTTTCTATAAACTCAGCAACACAAGGACTCAAATTCAGGCCTATGTCTTTGAtg TGATTAGGGCAGGTATTCCAAAGTTAAATCTAGATGACGCATTTGagcaaaaaaatgaaattgccAAAGCTGTGGAGGAGGAGCTCGAAAAG GCTATGTCTGCTTATGGCTATGAGATTGTTCAAACACTTATTGTCGATATAGAACCTGATGAGCATGTCAAGCGGGCAATGAATGAAATTAATGCTG CTGCAAGACTGAGGGTGGCAGCTAACGAGAAGGCAGAGGCAGAGAAAATTTTACAGATCAAACGAGCTGAAGGCGAGGCTGAGTCTAAATATCTGTCAGGGCTTGGTATTGCTCGGCAGCGACAGGCAATTGTGGATGGCTTGAGAGACAGTGTGCTGGGTTTTTCTATCAACGTTCCAGGAACCACGGCAAAGGATGTGATGGACATGGTCCTGGTCACCCAATACTTCGACACCATGAAGGAAATTGGAGCTGCTTCTAAATCATCTGCTGTCTTTATTCCCCATGGACCTGGTGCCGTTAGAGATGTAGCGACACAGATCCGTGATGGACTTCTTCAGGCGTCTCAACACCAGTGA
- the LOC102607239 gene encoding uncharacterized protein LOC102607239 — protein MTVSAPTPVAQVHTIECNSFLSSKLKPRSNRLFPAKNVSTIVAMASRKKVNKYDANWEKQWFGAGIFCEGSEEVEVDMFKKLEQRKVLSNVEKAGLLSKAEELGVTLSSIEKLGLFSKAEELGLLSLLEKLASASPSTLASASLPIFLAAVAAVVVIPDDSVTLVVVQAVLAAALGVGAAGLFVGSVVLGGLQEAD, from the exons ATGACGGTCTCCGCACCAACTCCAGTTGCCCAGGTTCATACGATCGAGTGCAACAGCTTCCTCTCCTCAAAGCTAAAGCCTCGCTCTAACCGTCTGTTTCCCGCCAAAAATGTCTCAACAATAGTTGCCATGGCCTCCAGAAAGAAG GTAAATAAATACGATGCTAACTGGGAGAAGCAATGGTTTGGGGCGGGAATATTCTGCGAAGGAAGCGAAGAAGTGGAAGTGGACATGTTCAAGAAACTGGAACAACGCAAAGTATTAAGCAACGTTGAAAAGGCGGGGCTCTTATCGAAAGCAGAGGAGCTAGGAGTCACTCTTTCATCCATTGAGAAGTTGGGTCTTTTTTCTAAAGCAGAGGAGTTGGGTTTGTTGAGTTTGTTGGAAAAGTTGGCCAGCGCTTCTCCCTCCACTCTTGCCTCCGCCTCGCTCCCCATATTTCTGGCCGCTGTGGCCGCTGTTGTGGTGATTCCGGACGATTCTGTAACCTTGGTAGTGGTCCAGGCTGTGCTTGCTGCTGCTCTTGGAGTTGGTGCTGCTGGTTTGTTTGTTGGCTCCGTTGTCTTGGGTGGCTTGCAAGAAGCcgattga
- the LOC102607539 gene encoding protein NRT1/ PTR FAMILY 4.6 isoform X1: MDGICQLNTWEGYVDWRNKPALRGRHGGMLAACFVLAVEVLENLAYLANASNLVLYLSKFMHFSPSSSANIVTNFMGTAFLLALFGGFLADAFFTTYRIYVISAAIEFMGLLLLTVQAHTRSLKPPTCVLEDGIASCREVEGGKAVMLFAGLYLVALGVGGIKGSLAPHGAEQYDETTQLGRKQRSAFFNYYVFCLSSGALIAVTFVVWIEDNKGWQWGFGISTATILLSIPIFLLGSPFYRNKIPTGCPITTIVKVLTAAIFNTCKSKNSSNAVTEVHSSPTCSNESRDEGNSNVKEKVPSQKPTEDIKFLNRALRNNPAYPIVQCTVKEVEEVKIVFKIFPIFMSTIMLNCCLAQLSTFSVQQAATMNTKLGSLKVPPASLPVFPVIFILILAPVYNHVIIPFARKVTKTEMGITHLQRIGTGLILSIVAMAVAALVEIKRKRVAVNSGLVNSSEPLPITFLWVALQYLFLGSADLFTLAGMMEFFFTDAPLSMRSLATSLSWASLAMGYYFSTVLVSIVNNITSTYRHTPWLFGSNLNHYHLERFYWLMCILGGLNFLHFLFWAARYKYSSTGP; encoded by the exons ATG GACGGGATATGCCAGCTAAACACATGGGAAGGTTATGTAGACTGGAGGAATAAACCTGCCCTGAGAGGCCGTCATGGTGGCATGCTTGCTGCTTGTTTTGTCTTGG CTGTGGAGGTACTGGAGAATCTAGCATACCTGGCCAATGCAAGCAACCTTGTGCTGTATCTTTCAAAGTTCATGCATTTTTCACCATCCAGCTCTGCAAACATTGTTACCAATTTCATGGGCACAGCCTTCCTCCTTGCTCTATTTGGTGGCTTTTTAGCAGATGCTTTCTTCACCACCTACCGCATCTACGTCATAAGTGCGGCAATAGAATTCATG GGTCTGCTATTACTAACAGTCCAAGCTCATACACGCTCATTGAAACCACCAACCTGTGTTCTAGAGGATGGTATCGCTTCATGCCGGGAAGTTGAAGGCGGGAAAGCAGTGATGTTGTTTGCAGGTCTGTATCTTGTGGCTCTGGGGGTTGGAGGAATAAAAGGTTCACTTGCTCCACATGGAGCCGAGCAATATGATGAGACAACCCAACTGGGAAGGAAGCAGAGATCAGCATTTTTCAACTACTACGTATTCTGTCTATCTAGTGGAGCTCTTATTGCCGTCACTTTCGTGGTCTGGATTGAAGACAACAAAGGCTGGCAATGGGGTTTTGGGATTTCCACTGCAACAATTCTGCTCTCCATCCCAATATTTCTCCTTGGCTCTCCCTTTTACAGGAACAAAATTCCCACTGGATGTCCGATTACCACCATCGTCAAG GTTCTAACCGCAGCGATTTTTAATACCTGCAAATCTAAGAATTCTAGCAATGCTGTAACGGAAGTGCACTCAAGTCCAACCTGTTCAAATGAAAGCAGGGATGAGGGAAATAGTAATGTTAAAGAAAAGGTGCCAAGTCAGAAACCAACAGAAGATATCAAATTTCTCAATAGAGCATTGAGAAACAACCCTGCCTACCCAATTGTACAATGTACAGTAAAGGAAGTAGAAGAGGTCAAAATAGTTTTTAAGATTTTCCCGATCTTCATGTCTACCATAATGTTAAACTGCTGTCTTGCTCAGCTATCTACCTTTTCGGTCCAGCAAGCGGCAACCATGAATACCAAGCTTGGCTCATTAAAAGTCCCGCCAGCTTCTCTCCCAGTGTTCCCTGTCATCTTCATCTTGATTCTTGCACCGGTTTATAATCATGTTATCATTCCCTTTGCAAGAAAAGTAACCAAAACTGAAATGGGGATTACTCATCTACAACGAATTGGGACAGGACTAATACTCTCTATTGTGGCCATGGCTGTGGCAGCTCTGGTAGAAATCAAGCGAAAGAGAGTGGCAGTCAATTCAGGTCTAGTTAATTCTTCTGAACCTCTACCCATCACCTTCCTTTGGGTGGCCTTGCAGTACTTGTTCCTAGGATCTGCTGATCTATTCACCTTAGCTGGCATGATGGAATTCTTCTTCACAGACGCCCCATTGAGTATGAGGTCTTTGGCCACGTCTCTTTCATGGGCCTCACTGGCCATGGGATACTACTTCAGCACAGTGCTTGTATCAATTGTCAATAATATCACCAGTACTTATCGGCACACACCATGGCTTTTTGGCAGCAACTTGAATCACTATCACCTTGAGAGGTTCTACTGGTTGATGTGCATACTCGGTGGCCTTAACTTCTTGCATTTTCTCTTCTGGGCCGCCCGCTACAAGTACAGTTCAACAGGACCTtga
- the LOC102607539 gene encoding protein NRT1/ PTR FAMILY 4.6 isoform X2, which translates to MGLLLLTVQAHTRSLKPPTCVLEDGIASCREVEGGKAVMLFAGLYLVALGVGGIKGSLAPHGAEQYDETTQLGRKQRSAFFNYYVFCLSSGALIAVTFVVWIEDNKGWQWGFGISTATILLSIPIFLLGSPFYRNKIPTGCPITTIVKVLTAAIFNTCKSKNSSNAVTEVHSSPTCSNESRDEGNSNVKEKVPSQKPTEDIKFLNRALRNNPAYPIVQCTVKEVEEVKIVFKIFPIFMSTIMLNCCLAQLSTFSVQQAATMNTKLGSLKVPPASLPVFPVIFILILAPVYNHVIIPFARKVTKTEMGITHLQRIGTGLILSIVAMAVAALVEIKRKRVAVNSGLVNSSEPLPITFLWVALQYLFLGSADLFTLAGMMEFFFTDAPLSMRSLATSLSWASLAMGYYFSTVLVSIVNNITSTYRHTPWLFGSNLNHYHLERFYWLMCILGGLNFLHFLFWAARYKYSSTGP; encoded by the exons ATG GGTCTGCTATTACTAACAGTCCAAGCTCATACACGCTCATTGAAACCACCAACCTGTGTTCTAGAGGATGGTATCGCTTCATGCCGGGAAGTTGAAGGCGGGAAAGCAGTGATGTTGTTTGCAGGTCTGTATCTTGTGGCTCTGGGGGTTGGAGGAATAAAAGGTTCACTTGCTCCACATGGAGCCGAGCAATATGATGAGACAACCCAACTGGGAAGGAAGCAGAGATCAGCATTTTTCAACTACTACGTATTCTGTCTATCTAGTGGAGCTCTTATTGCCGTCACTTTCGTGGTCTGGATTGAAGACAACAAAGGCTGGCAATGGGGTTTTGGGATTTCCACTGCAACAATTCTGCTCTCCATCCCAATATTTCTCCTTGGCTCTCCCTTTTACAGGAACAAAATTCCCACTGGATGTCCGATTACCACCATCGTCAAG GTTCTAACCGCAGCGATTTTTAATACCTGCAAATCTAAGAATTCTAGCAATGCTGTAACGGAAGTGCACTCAAGTCCAACCTGTTCAAATGAAAGCAGGGATGAGGGAAATAGTAATGTTAAAGAAAAGGTGCCAAGTCAGAAACCAACAGAAGATATCAAATTTCTCAATAGAGCATTGAGAAACAACCCTGCCTACCCAATTGTACAATGTACAGTAAAGGAAGTAGAAGAGGTCAAAATAGTTTTTAAGATTTTCCCGATCTTCATGTCTACCATAATGTTAAACTGCTGTCTTGCTCAGCTATCTACCTTTTCGGTCCAGCAAGCGGCAACCATGAATACCAAGCTTGGCTCATTAAAAGTCCCGCCAGCTTCTCTCCCAGTGTTCCCTGTCATCTTCATCTTGATTCTTGCACCGGTTTATAATCATGTTATCATTCCCTTTGCAAGAAAAGTAACCAAAACTGAAATGGGGATTACTCATCTACAACGAATTGGGACAGGACTAATACTCTCTATTGTGGCCATGGCTGTGGCAGCTCTGGTAGAAATCAAGCGAAAGAGAGTGGCAGTCAATTCAGGTCTAGTTAATTCTTCTGAACCTCTACCCATCACCTTCCTTTGGGTGGCCTTGCAGTACTTGTTCCTAGGATCTGCTGATCTATTCACCTTAGCTGGCATGATGGAATTCTTCTTCACAGACGCCCCATTGAGTATGAGGTCTTTGGCCACGTCTCTTTCATGGGCCTCACTGGCCATGGGATACTACTTCAGCACAGTGCTTGTATCAATTGTCAATAATATCACCAGTACTTATCGGCACACACCATGGCTTTTTGGCAGCAACTTGAATCACTATCACCTTGAGAGGTTCTACTGGTTGATGTGCATACTCGGTGGCCTTAACTTCTTGCATTTTCTCTTCTGGGCCGCCCGCTACAAGTACAGTTCAACAGGACCTtga